One Engraulis encrasicolus isolate BLACKSEA-1 chromosome 5, IST_EnEncr_1.0, whole genome shotgun sequence DNA segment encodes these proteins:
- the cfap418 gene encoding cilia- and flagella-associated protein 418 isoform X1 has product MADDLDELLDEVEAKFCRNISLPQQRKQEDQPGDHQQDKTKSKSKTKQVEGTRRDDSDDIDALLDEILDDDDNKSSPAISNSKKVTRSGMDHSATQVVKRKCCPVFVGGSTTPHGIGTSNSKRACDQLRCISCDFRIASFDDYEWDSTCDYLFFRNNMPDCQRLRAKLRRCKGARAYACQCSWHTALALGDLAGQTQAQLRWVCGAHDT; this is encoded by the exons ATGGCAGATGATCTGGATGAACTGCTCGATGAAGTAGAGGCAAAGTTTTGTCGCAACATCTCATTGCCCCAACAGCGCAAGCAAGAGGACCAACCAGGCGACCATCAGCAAGACAAAACCAAGAG CAAAAGCAAAACCAAGCAAGTTGAGGGGACCAGGAGGGATGACAGCGACGATATCGACGCACTGCTGGATGAGATCCTTGATGATGACGATAACAAGAGTAGTCCAGCCATTTCTAAT AGTAAAAAAGTTACCAGGAGTGGGATGGATCATTCAGCTACCCAAGTAGTAAAAAGAAA ATGCTGTCCAGTGTTTGTTGGTGGAAGTACCACACCACATGGTATAGGAACAAGCAACtccaaaag GGCATGCGATCAGTTGAGGTGCATCTCCTGCGATTTCCGAATCGCGTCGTTTGATGATTACGAGTGGGACTCCACATGTGATTACCTCTTCTTCAG GAACAACATGCCGGACTGCCAGCGCCTGCGTGCCAAGCTGAGGCGGTGTAAGGGGGCGCGGGCATACGCCTGCCAGTGTAGCTGGCACACGGCACTGGCGCTCGGCGACCTCGCGGGCCAGACCCAGGCCCAGCTGCGATGGGTGTGCGGCGCCCACGATACGTGA
- the cfap418 gene encoding cilia- and flagella-associated protein 418 isoform X3 — protein sequence MGWVTGSFCLVYFELQSLERNNKSKTKQVEGTRRDDSDDIDALLDEILDDDDNKSSPAISNSKKVTRSGMDHSATQVVKRKCCPVFVGGSTTPHGIGTSNSKRACDQLRCISCDFRIASFDDYEWDSTCDYLFFRNNMPDCQRLRAKLRRCKGARAYACQCSWHTALALGDLAGQTQAQLRWVCGAHDT from the exons ATGGGGTGGGTAACAGGTTCATTCTGTCTTGTCTACTTCGAGCTTCAGTCCCTCGAAAGAAACAA CAAAAGCAAAACCAAGCAAGTTGAGGGGACCAGGAGGGATGACAGCGACGATATCGACGCACTGCTGGATGAGATCCTTGATGATGACGATAACAAGAGTAGTCCAGCCATTTCTAAT AGTAAAAAAGTTACCAGGAGTGGGATGGATCATTCAGCTACCCAAGTAGTAAAAAGAAA ATGCTGTCCAGTGTTTGTTGGTGGAAGTACCACACCACATGGTATAGGAACAAGCAACtccaaaag GGCATGCGATCAGTTGAGGTGCATCTCCTGCGATTTCCGAATCGCGTCGTTTGATGATTACGAGTGGGACTCCACATGTGATTACCTCTTCTTCAG GAACAACATGCCGGACTGCCAGCGCCTGCGTGCCAAGCTGAGGCGGTGTAAGGGGGCGCGGGCATACGCCTGCCAGTGTAGCTGGCACACGGCACTGGCGCTCGGCGACCTCGCGGGCCAGACCCAGGCCCAGCTGCGATGGGTGTGCGGCGCCCACGATACGTGA
- the cfap418 gene encoding cilia- and flagella-associated protein 418 isoform X2 produces MADDLDELLDEVEAKFCRNISLPQQRKQEDQPGDHQQDKTKSKTKQVEGTRRDDSDDIDALLDEILDDDDNKSSPAISNSKKVTRSGMDHSATQVVKRKCCPVFVGGSTTPHGIGTSNSKRACDQLRCISCDFRIASFDDYEWDSTCDYLFFRNNMPDCQRLRAKLRRCKGARAYACQCSWHTALALGDLAGQTQAQLRWVCGAHDT; encoded by the exons ATGGCAGATGATCTGGATGAACTGCTCGATGAAGTAGAGGCAAAGTTTTGTCGCAACATCTCATTGCCCCAACAGCGCAAGCAAGAGGACCAACCAGGCGACCATCAGCAAGACAAAACCAAGAG CAAAACCAAGCAAGTTGAGGGGACCAGGAGGGATGACAGCGACGATATCGACGCACTGCTGGATGAGATCCTTGATGATGACGATAACAAGAGTAGTCCAGCCATTTCTAAT AGTAAAAAAGTTACCAGGAGTGGGATGGATCATTCAGCTACCCAAGTAGTAAAAAGAAA ATGCTGTCCAGTGTTTGTTGGTGGAAGTACCACACCACATGGTATAGGAACAAGCAACtccaaaag GGCATGCGATCAGTTGAGGTGCATCTCCTGCGATTTCCGAATCGCGTCGTTTGATGATTACGAGTGGGACTCCACATGTGATTACCTCTTCTTCAG GAACAACATGCCGGACTGCCAGCGCCTGCGTGCCAAGCTGAGGCGGTGTAAGGGGGCGCGGGCATACGCCTGCCAGTGTAGCTGGCACACGGCACTGGCGCTCGGCGACCTCGCGGGCCAGACCCAGGCCCAGCTGCGATGGGTGTGCGGCGCCCACGATACGTGA